A DNA window from Argopecten irradians isolate NY chromosome 10, Ai_NY, whole genome shotgun sequence contains the following coding sequences:
- the LOC138333409 gene encoding thyroxine 5-deiodinase-like has protein sequence MPGLLTKITRLLECVYSTLGLTIMLVASKFFPSMKARMTSHMGQVMYDTPFKVDDYADSVYNLHFVKAIWRSRYLDCFKEAFLGGKAPDAAVVNLRTNQVVNLLDIQAGGRPLVLNFGSCTUPPFLAKLERFNSLTARFGQLTDFAVVYIEEAHPSDGWFFNNNVPIKKHRRMEDRLEAARKLETIGTKCPIFVDQMSNTANAMYGALFERLYVIQDGVIVYAGERGPIGYNIEELAEWLQTFEEAAAKM, from the coding sequence ATGCCGGGTTTGTTAACAAAGATCACAAGACTCTTGGAATGTGTATACAGTACCCTAGGGCTGACAATTATGCTCGTTGCCTCGAAATTCTTTCCTTCAATGAAAGCTCGAATGACTTCTCACATGGGCCAAGTTATGTACGACACTCCATTTAAAGTGGATGATTATGCCGATTCTGTGTATAACTTGCACTTCGTCAAGGCGATCTGGCGATCGAGGTATCTGGACTGTTTCAAAGAAGCATTTTTAGGAGGGAAGGCACCAGATGCTGCAGTCGTCAATCTGCGCACGAATCAGGTAGTGAACTTGTTAGACATCCAAGCTGGTGGTCGGCCTCTTGTTCTCAACTTCGGTAGCTGCACCTGACCCCCATTTCTAGCGAAGCTTGAGCGATTTAATTCTTTAACCGCTCGCTTCGGACAATTAACAGACTTTGCAGTAGTTTACATCGAggaagcccatccgtccgacGGTTGGTTTTTCAATAATAACGTTCCAATTAAAAAGCACAGACGCATGGAGGATAGACTGGAGGCTGCCAGGAAGCTTGAGACCATTGGTACAAAGTGTCCTATCTTTGTTGATCAAATGTCGAACACTGCAAACGCAATGTACGGGGCATTGTTCGAGAGATTATATGTAATCCAAGATGGTGTTATTGTGTACGCAGGTGAACGTGGACCTATTGGTTACAATATTGAAGAACTGGCCGAGTGGCTGCAAACGTTCGAGGAAGCGGCGGCTAAAATGTAG